The Kiritimatiellales bacterium genomic interval GCCAGCATGGATGAACAGGTGGGGCGCATTACGGGGTTATGCACAGAACTCGGCATTGATGAGAATACAGTATTTGTTTTTACCAGCGATCACGGCGAGATGCTGTTTGATCACGGTATGTGCAGCAAACAGAACATGTATGAAGAAGCTGTCAATGTTCCCTTAATCGTGAAATACAAACAAATATTTAAACCGAAAACTCATTGTGCGGTGCCGGTTGGTCTTATCGATATTTTTCCGACGCTGGTAGATTTGTGCGGGATCGCGCGTCCGGCATCGCTGGAAGGCGTTTCCTTGCAATCAGTGATTAACGGGACTGCGCCATCAAGACTGGTTTTTTCAGAATTTTATGAAACAGGGTATATGGGATGGAAAGGACCGCAGGTGCCGATGCGCATGGCCGTTACTGATCAATATAAATACGTTTATACACACGGATGCATTGATCAGCTGTTCGACAGAGTAAAGGATCCGCAGGAGCTGGAGAATCTGGCGGTAAAATCCTTATACAATGAGACGTGCCGGCAGCTTAAATTCCTAACACTTGAGAGCTGGGAGCTGGACAACTATCCGCAACTGGAAATCCAGGCCGCCGCCGCTGAAAAGCACATTACATTGAACTGGCAGCCGGCCGGGGAAGGTGCGGTTTACACACTCTTCCGGTCTGATTCGCCGGATGCCTTAAAAGCAGTGCCGGTAGGGAAAAATATACGGCAGCTGACGTATACCGATTCATCCGTTAATGCCGGTGCGCACTATTCATACTGGGTGATGGCTGATGTCCCGTTGACGCAGGTGTTCACTGATAAGCTAGGGAAACAGCGCTACGGAACAACCCCGGTTTTGACGGCAAAGTATCCGCGCGTGCTGCCTGCCAGCGGGCGTGTGGATATTCAGGCGGTTCCGGGAGAAATACAAACGAAAAAATATGTGTCATGGAACGGCGGAACGTTTGAAGGGATCGACTGGATATGGACAGGCTATCCGTTGAGTATATCGAATGAAACGGCAGTGTGTTCAAATAATTCGTTTATTATTGCCCGGCAATGGCTGGATGGAAATTTTTCCTTCAGTGCGATGGTACGCACAACGAAATCCGGACCGAAAGCATGGGACATGGGTTCTGTTGTATTTAACTATACGGATTGCAACTATTTTTATCAGCTGACGCTAAAAAATAATCGAAGCATCGCGCTTGAAAAAATGAACGGTTCCGGACGGGCGATTCAAACGCTGCATGAGGTCGCTGTTCCGGGAGTCAATCCCAGGGAGTGGAATCGTCTCGGCGTACAAATGAGCGGTTCGGAAATTACAATCCTGTGCAATGATGTTCCGGTATCTGTCTTTACCGATCCCGATCCGCTGCCGCCGGGGAAACCGGGATTTTGTGTACTGCCTGAAATGGAATTTGAGTTTAAAGACGTCAGGCTGGGGAGCAACTGACGCATTCATAAGATTGCGTAAAAACAAACCGGTATCTGTGCGGCTGTAAAAGAATTTTTGCAGCCGCGGCTGTCCGCTTTCCGGTTGGTTACAGTGTGATAGATGGTTGTTAGAAAACGCACTGATTTTTTAGAAAAAAAAGATGAGAAAAATATATAAGTTATCCGATAATGAATGGACACTGACAGGAGTGACTCCGTACAGCTGGCAGTTTGGAATTTCCATGGAAACCGGTGTGAAGTTGAACTCTGAGCTGGATGCTGTTCCGGCGAAAGTTCCCGGTTCTGTGCAGTTTGCATTACGCAATGCCGGGATTATTCCGGATTGGAATTACGGGCTGGATGCGCTGCAGTGTGAATGGGTGGAAAACCGGCACTGGATTTTTGAAACAGAGCTGCCTGTTTTTCATCCGGATGCCGGCAGCAGATATATTTTGTGCTGTCAGGGTCTCGATCATGCCGGCTGGGTTTTAATAAACGGAATTCCGGCACATACATTTGAAAGTGCTTTCATTCCATATGAATTCGACCTTTCCGCATACCTGACTTCCGGACAGAAAAACATACTTCAGATTATATTTGATACGCCTCCCCGCTATCAGGGTCAGTTCGGTAAAACCGCCGATTATACCGTCCAGAAGCCGCGGTTTTATTATACATGGGACTGGATGCCGCGCATGGTTCAGATTGGAATCTGGGACCGGATTACACTGGAAGAACGAAAAGGATCAATT includes:
- a CDS encoding sulfatase-like hydrolase/transferase, with translation MMTRKKTFFQYLSIGPVLFQISGVASDQISRRPNVVFITCDQQRSDSCGAYNSPVRRKDGSSPTPFLDKLAADGVRFDHAYCNSPLCAPSRASFITGTYPHTTTAILHQPDRRNPGITRFPGIREGVLTMGEVFRTAGYRTAGIGKMHTHGELKDVWDMGFDVTKLRFYTVFPGDHYADLRDGDVNARYRGAYDYKHKKFEDIDAERFKNAPAGLTVVENNLNPYYLETLVEREEEMFDYMVTTESLKFIEESVQQNVPFFIYIGLEKPHPRWDTFQRFLDLFDPEKMPLPETRKEWREKGMLPTHLEWIHSGMSMLDDRIKNAMAAYYACVASMDEQVGRITGLCTELGIDENTVFVFTSDHGEMLFDHGMCSKQNMYEEAVNVPLIVKYKQIFKPKTHCAVPVGLIDIFPTLVDLCGIARPASLEGVSLQSVINGTAPSRLVFSEFYETGYMGWKGPQVPMRMAVTDQYKYVYTHGCIDQLFDRVKDPQELENLAVKSLYNETCRQLKFLTLESWELDNYPQLEIQAAAAEKHITLNWQPAGEGAVYTLFRSDSPDALKAVPVGKNIRQLTYTDSSVNAGAHYSYWVMADVPLTQVFTDKLGKQRYGTTPVLTAKYPRVLPASGRVDIQAVPGEIQTKKYVSWNGGTFEGIDWIWTGYPLSISNETAVCSNNSFIIARQWLDGNFSFSAMVRTTKSGPKAWDMGSVVFNYTDCNYFYQLTLKNNRSIALEKMNGSGRAIQTLHEVAVPGVNPREWNRLGVQMSGSEITILCNDVPVSVFTDPDPLPPGKPGFCVLPEMEFEFKDVRLGSN